A single genomic interval of Heliangelus exortis chromosome 20, bHelExo1.hap1, whole genome shotgun sequence harbors:
- the BPTF gene encoding nucleosome-remodeling factor subunit BPTF isoform X9 produces MRGRRGRPPKQQQPAAATAQASSPAPPVPAGPIGGLRSRQRGSSRGRWATSAQAETAGPKQKGAGAAQASSPAAAASPRGGSKRKGGSGSSSTPGGGGSSGKGRGRAGAGGSGGGGGGGSCNSQGRAASSRRSISKVVYDDHESEEEEESMVSEEEEEGDPEDNQDSEEEEEEEIMEEEDDDDSDYPEEMEDEDDASYCTESSFRSHSTYSSTPGRRRQRVHRPRSPILEEKDIPPLEFPKSSEDLMVPSEHIMNVIAIYEVLRNFGTVLRLSPFRFEDFCAALVSQEQCTLMAEMHIVLLKAVLREEDTSNTTFGPADLKDSVNSTLYFIDGMTWPEVLRVYCESDKEYHHVLPYQETEDYPYGPVENKIKVLQFLVDQFLTTNIAREELMSEGVIQYDDHCRVCHKLGDLLCCETCSAVYHLECVKPPLEEVPEDEWQCEVCVAHKVPGVTDCVAEIQKNKPYIRHEPIGYDRHRRKYWFLNRRIIIEEDSESEKDKKIWYFSTKIQLAELIECLDKDYWEADLCKTLEEMREEIHRHMDVTEDLTNKARGNNKSFLSAANDEILDIIRARKGEIVEDKNTADDEAEKPKSDADNEQTDAERAKEESGDQDKIEETPTEQDEEKVKTEEETGEMIPSNSSIAPAAPQSDVENSNSSELGSGQNDSLKTPDDAENAERGSQTSEDTGEKSNGERSDSPGAGKGTPGSTRMLTRLRNPDSKLCQMKSQQVAAAAHEANKLYKEGREVLVVNSQGEVSRMNTKKEVVMKGNINNYFKLGQEGKYRVYHNQYATNSFALNKHQHREDHDKRRHLSHKFCLTPAGEFKWNGSVHGSRVLTISTLRLTIIQLENNIPASFLHPNWASHRSNWIKAVQMCSKPREFALALAILECAIKPVVMLPIWRESLGHTRLRRMTALEREEKEKVKKKERKQEEEETMQQATWVKYTFPVKHQVWKQKGEEYRVTGYGGWSWISKTHVHRFMPKLPGNTNANYRKLLPTKSEDEKCNLDKRKGQSKVKTEKDRTKDSHDLQAKDKADDSETLEKVQVKEEKSCEEKVEVDTVSENSDHAKDKAEKGIDGENDKVIKEEPMDVDDEKTEPSGKDEESHCKRDIINVSEGFHLRTCYKRKVKSSKLDGLLERRIKQFTLEEKQRLERMKLEASAKAGGIPSVSPQKNIDELQMRKVKEGSQFDMSSQDQSCISNKTQTEDAEQDCLPISSISCTKTSEPSLPLTDRLSKREGQLLGEDSPQSSEGESSIHNDSKESNPDPMTADGQEALEEPENSFVDGLKHTNTEWDDSETSKKTLKQKLPTARVSQHDQENLEPVVTESTCRKDTLGTLEKTDSEGNSEQQSKDPENNCMIKSHIEPSSSQESEMEEDIAPGKTENKSENKSIIPQKSVSKDLETFNTELTSETNLESQTQENMEKVEAEEDLLSSKLTEANGQKKAQDTSTVNKHLDQTNLNSVTDKKNNKDEETETNLEKSAFQINGKDSDNKLLSNDDCLGKDTCETKTGGDIEPKVNNINKSIPEHEIKPLTFKESSVKPFMNGDIMVEDTKDKNNVDPKSHLQSSPEFEAGEGLQPADEVPKYVQTAEEKQLSPERSAFVGTSTPAHGVCAENNLNSETESMETEVIEDKKAAPSPVTSCEESSLSSDFADQNGVQTYKVENINGENKIKTVITEVTTTTSTVSTESKTVFKVAETVASDEKTTVVSSTENCAISTVTTTTTVTKLSTPATDSNVDVISVQEHSKTVVTTTVTDSLTTPEGTLVTSMTVSKEYSTKDKVKLMKFARPKKTRSGTALPSYRKFVTKSSKKSIFVLPNDDLKKLARKGGIREVPYFNYNAKPALDIWPYPSPRPTFGITWRYRLQTVKSLAGVSLMLRLLWACLKWDDMAAKAPPGGGTTRTETSETEITTTEIIKRRDVGPYGIRSEYCIRKIICPIGVPEAPKETPTPQRKGLRSSALRPKRPETPKQTGPVIIESWVAEEELELWEIRAFAERVEKEKAQAVEQQAKVSEQKKAEEFKAQLEAQLKHQRLAAQQKRLEQQKQIPAAGVAPAVTTTSSTTTTVSTPQKVVVGPLPGPVPTGTKVVLTTKVGSPATVTFQQNKNFHQTFATWVKQGQSSTATSTAATSATTIASTGQTFQISGSPVTMAGKVITKLPLPANSKIVAVNVPSTQGGVVQVQQKVLGIIPSTTGASQTYTSFQPRTATVTIRPNTTGTLGTTSTSQVVQGTPLRPGMTVIRTPLQQSSLGKTIIRTPLVVQQGILPASQTQQVVTQIIRGQPVSTAVSSTSTASSSAGQKTVTSPGTPPQQMQPQTPSQPPRPQQGQVKLTMAQLTQLTQGQGGSQGLTVVIQGQGQTTGQLQLIPQGVTVIPGPGQQLMQAAMPNGTIQRFLFTPLPAAATTASTTTTTVSTSTSATGEQKQALQAQPASALPPAQPQSQPQVQPQGQNQNTQPVPPAQPQAPQPALQPEPQTQPEPQTPASVDSPVTPEAQSSKSPVQSPAQPQAQGQSPVQVQSQQQTGILPQGQSQVQPQQPAQVQTTTQQQIQMQPHAPIQIQAQLQQSQPQVQTSVSTLPTTQSLNQVPVQSPARPQLQLQQPPTKVITVPQLQQQVQVLSQLQSHVVAQIQAQQGSVPQQIKLQLPIQIQQTSPVQAHQIQNVVTVQAASVQEQLQRVQQLREQQQKKKQQQIEIKREHTLQASNQSDIIQKQVVMKQNAVIEHLKQKKTLTPAEREENQRMIVCNQVMKYILDKIDKEEKQAAKKRKREESVEQKRSKQNATKLSALLFKHKEQLKAEILKKRALLDKDLQIEVQEELRKDLAKIKKEKEKAQAAAAAAAAAAAAAPPPPPPPPPPPPPQQHAASITSTSSSSSSSSSSSSSTTLPMAVSSQKRKREEEKDSSASKSKKKKMISTTSKETKKDTKLYCICKTPYDESKFYIGCDLCTNWYHGECVGITEKEAKKMDVYICNDCKRAQEGSSEELYCICRTPYDESQFYIGCDRCQNWYHGRCVGILQSEADLIDEYVCPQCQSTEDAMTVLSPLTDKDYEGLRRVLRSLQAHKMAWPFLEPVDPNDAPDYYGVIKEPMDLATMEERILKRYYKKVTEFVADMTKIFDNCRYYNPSDSPFYQCAEVLESFFVQKLKGFKASRSHNNKLQSTAS; encoded by the exons ATGCGGGGCCGGCGAGGCAGGCcgcccaagcagcagcagccggcGGCGGCCACCGCTCAGGCGAGCTCCCCGGCTCCGCCCGTCCCGGCGGGCCCCATCGGGGGGCTGAGGTCCCGGCAGCGGGGCAGCAGCCGCGGCAGGTGGGCGACCTCGGCCCAGGCGGAGACGGCGGGGCCCAAGCAGAAGGGAGCCGGGGCTGCCCAGGCCTCttcccccgccgccgccgcctcccccaGGGGGGGCAGCAAGAGGAAGGGaggcagcggcagcagcagcacccctggtgggggaggcagcagcGGTAAGGGtaggggcagggctggggctggaggatCAGggggaggaggcggaggaggcaGCTGCAACAGCCAAGGCAGGGCTGCCTCGTCCAGGAGGAGCATCAGCAAAGTGGTGTACGATGATCATGAGagtgaagaggaggaggagagcatgGTGTccgaggaggaagaggagggagacCCCGAGGATAACCAGGACTCcgaggaggaagaagaggaggagataatggaggaggaggacgacGACGACTCTGACTACCCTGAAGAGATGGAGGATGAAGACGATGCCAGTTATTGCACTGAGAGCAGCTTCAGGAGCCACAGCACCTACAGCAGCACCCCAG gtagGAGAAGACAAAGAGTGCATCGTCCTCGTTCTCCAATCTTGGAAGAAAAGGACATCCCACCCTTGGAATTTCCTAAATCCTCAGAGGACTTAATGGTGCCTAGTGAGCATATAATGAATGTTATTGCCATCTATGAGGTACTAAGGAACTTTGGCACTGTTTTACGCCTCTCTCCTTTTCGTTTTGAGGacttctgtgctgctctggtAAGTCAAGAGCAGTGCACACTTATGGCAGAGATGCATATAgtgcttttaaaagcagttttacGTGAAGAAGACACTTCAAATACTACCTTTGGACCTGCTGACCTCAAAGATAGCGTTAATTCCACTTTGTATTTCATAGATGGAATGACGTGGCCAGAGGTTCTGCGGGTATATTGTGAGAGTGACAAGGAATACCATCATGTTCTTCCTTACCAAGAAACAGAGGACTATCCTTATGGACCAGTAGAGAATAAAATCAAAGTTCTGCAGTTTTTAGTGGATCAGTTTCTTACAACAAACATTGCACGTGAGGAGTTGATGTCAGAAGGTGTTATTCAGTATGATGATCATTGTAGGGTTTGTCACAAACTTGGGGATTTGCTTTGCTGTGAAACTTGCTCAGCTGTGTACCATCTGGAGTGTGTGAAGCCACCTCTAGAAGAGGTACCAGAAGATGAGTGGCAGTGTGAGGTCTGTGTTGCACATAAGGTGCCTGGAGTAACTGACTGTGTTGCTGAAatccaaaaaaataaaccatacATTCGACATGAACCTATTGGATACGACAGGCATAGACGAAAATACTGGTTCCTGAACAGAAGAATCATTAT agaggaagattcagaaagtgagaaagacaagaaaatctGGTACTTTAGCACAAAGATACAGCTGGCAGAGTTAATTGAATGCCTAGACAAAGATTACTGGGAAGCTGACCTATGCAAAACTCTGGAAGAAATGCGTGAAGAAATTCATCGGCACATGGATGTGACAGAAGACCTCACTAATAAAGCAAGGGGCAACAACAAGtctttcctttctgcagcaaaTG ATGAAATTTTGGACATTATCAgagcaagaaaaggagaaatagtGGAAGataaaaacacagcagatgATGAAGCAGAAAAGCCCAAAAGTGATGCTGATAATGAGCAGACAGATGCTGAGAGGGCCAAGGAAGAGTCTGGAGACCAAGATAAAATTGAGGAAACACCCACTGagcaagatgaagaaaaagtgaaaacagaag AAGAAACTGGTGAGATGATCCCTAGCAACAGCAGCATTGCACCTGCTGCACCTCAGTCAGATGTtgaaaacagcaacagcagtgAGCTGGGCTCTGGGCAGAATGACTCCCTTAAGACACCTGATGATGCTGAAAATGCAGAGAGGGGATCCCAGACTTCAGAGGACACAG gaGAGAAATCTAATGGTGAAAGAAGTGATTCTCCAGGTGCAGGGAAGGGCACACCAGGTTCCACACGAATGCTGACAAGATTACGAAATCCAGATAGCAAGTTGTGCCAGATGAAAAGCCAGCAggttgctgctgcagcacatgaAGCAAATAAATTgtataaagaaggcagagag GTTCTGGTGGTCAACTCTCAAGGTGAAGTCTCTCGAAtgaacacaaagaaagaagTTGTGATGAAAGGAAATATCaacaattatttcaaattagGGCAAGAGGGGAAGTATCGTGTTTATCACAACCAATATGCCACAAATTCATTTGCCCTGAACAAACACCAGCACAGGGAAGACCATGACAAGAGACGACACCTCTCACATAAATTCTGTCTGACTCCTGCTGGAGAATTCAAATGGAATGGGTCTGTACATGGCTCCAGAGTTCTCACCATATCCACTTTGAGGCTGACTATTATTCAGCTGGAAAACAACATCCCAGCATCATTCCTCCACCCTAACTGGGCTTCCCACAG GTCTAACTGGATTAAGGCTGTTCAGATGTGCAGCAAACCCAGAGAATTTGCACTAGCTCTGGCTATTTTGGAATGTGCAATCAAACCAGTTGTCATGCTGCCCATCTGGAGGGAGTCGTTGGGGCACACtag ATTACGTAGAATGACAGCAttagaaagagaagaaaaggagaaagtgaaaaaaaaagagagaaaacaagaagaagaagaaacgATGCAGCAAGCTACATGGGTGAAATACACATTTCCTGTCAAACATCAA gtttggaagcagaaaggagaagaataTAGAGTAACAGGATATGGTGGCTGGAGCTGGATTAGTAAAACACATGTCCACCGGTTTATGCCCAAACTCCCTGGCAATACTAATGCAAATTACAGGAAGTTGCTACCAA CAAAGAGTGAAGATGAAAAATGCAACTTGGATAAACGAAAAGGTCAAAGTAAggtgaaaacagagaaagacagaaCAAAGGATTCTCATGATCTGCAAGCTAAAGACAAAGCAGATGATTCAGAAACCTTGGAGAAAGTGCAAGTGAAAGAAGAGAAGTCCTGTGAAGAAAAAGTAGAAGTTGATACAGTTTCTGAAAACTCAGATCATGCAAAAGACAAAG cagaaaaaggaatCGATGGTGAAAATGACAAAGTCATCAAGGAAGAACCTATGGATGTTGATGATGAGAAAACTGAACCCTCtggaaaagatgaggaaagTCACTGTAAGAGGGATATAATCAATGTCAGTGAGGGGTTTCATTTAAGGACTTGCTACAAAAGGAAAGTGAAATCATCCAAATTAGATGGACTGCTTGAGAGGAGAATAAAACAATTTacactggaagaaaagcaacGTCTGGAAAGGATGAAGCTTGAGGCTAGTGCTAAAGCAGGAGGCATTCCATCTGTAAGCCCCCAGAAGAACATAGATGAGCTACAGatgagaaaagtaaaagaaggCAGCCAGTTTGACATGTCTTCCCAAGATCAAAGCTGTATTTCAAATAAGACCCAAACTGAAGATGCAGAACAGGACTGTTTGCCCATCAGCAGCATCTCTTGTACCAAAACCAGTGAGCCCTCTTTGCCTTTGACAGACAGGTTGTCAAAAAGAGAAGGCCAGCTACTGGGTGAAGACTCACCTCAGTCCTCTGAAGGGGAAAGCTCCATTCACAATGATAGTAAAGAAAGCAACCCTGATCCTATGACTGCTGATGGACAAGAGGCTCTTGAAGAGCCTGAGAATTCATTTGTGGATGGCTTGAAACACACAAATACAGAATGGGATGATTCAGAAACGAgcaaaaaaactttaaaacaaaaactacCTACTGCCAGAGTATCTCAGCATGACCAAGAAAACTTAGAGCCAGTGGTAACTGAAAGCACCTGTAGAAAAGACACTCTGGGGACTCTTGAAAAAACAGATTCAGAAGGGAATTCTGAACAGCAGAGCAAAGATCCAGAAAACAACTGTATGATAAAAAGCCATATTGAACCATCATCCTCTCAAGAAAGTGAAATGGAGGAAGACATTGCtccaggaaaaactgaaaataaatctgaaaacaaGAGTATAATTCCCCAGAAGTCAGTTAGTAAAGATCTAGAAACATTTAACACAGAGCTAACATCTGAAACAAACCTTGAAAGTCAAACTCAGGAAAACATGGAGAAGGTAGAAGCTGAAGAGGATTTACTGAGCTCTAAACTGACTGAGGCCAATGGTCAAAAGAAAGCTCAGGACACCAGTACTGTAAACAAACACCTTGATCAGACAAATCTAAATAGTGTTACTGACAAAAAGAACAATAAGGATGAAGAAACTGAGACAAACTtagaaaaatcagcatttcaAATTAATGGAAAAGACAGTGACAATAAATTGTTATCAAATGATGACTGTTTAGGTAAGGATACCTGTGAAACTAAGACAGGGGGTGATATTGAACCCAAagttaataatattaataaatccATTCCAGAACATGAAATAAAACCATTGACTTTCAAGGAATCTTCAGTAAAGCCATTCATGAATGGTGACATCATGGTAGAGGAcacaaaggacaaaaataatgtGGACCCAAAGTCACATCTGCAGAGTTCACCTGAGTTTGAAGCAGGAGAGGGGCTTCAGCCAGCAGATGAGGTTCCCAAGTACGTGCagacagctgaagaaaaacagctttctCCTGAGAGATCTGCATTTGTTGGCACTTCCACACCTGCACATGGTGTCTGTgcagaaaataatctgaatagTGAAACAGAATCCATGGAAACTGAAGTAATTGAGGATAAGAAGGCTGCTCCATCACCTGTAACCTCATGTGAGGAATCTAGCTTGAGTAGTGACTTTGCTGATCAGAATGGTGTACAGACATATAAAGTGGAAAATATTAATggagaaaataagattaaaacTGTTATTACTGAAGTGACTACCACGACATCCACCGTGTCAACAGAATCCAAAACTGTGTTTAAAGTTGCAGAAACTGTAGCTTCTGATGAGAAAACAACAGTGGTGTCATCTACAGAAAATTGTGCCATATCCACTGTAACTACCACAACTACTGTAACCAAACTTAGCACTCCAGCTACAGACAGTAATGTTGATGTCATTTCTGTACAAGAGCACAGTAAAACAGTGGTTACAACAACAGTAACTGATTCCCTGACCACCCCAGAAGGCACATTGGTGACTTCCATGACTGTCAGCAAGGAGTATTCTACTAAAGACAAAGTGAAGTTGATGAAATTTGCAAGACCCAAAAAAACTCGTTCTGGAACTGCCTTGCCATCTTATAGAAAATTTGTCaccaaaagcagtaaaaaaagcatctttgttTTACCCAACGATGACTTAAAAAAGCTGGCCAGAAAAGGAGGGATCAGAGAAGTTCCTTATTTCAATTACAATGCAAAGCCTGCCTTGGATATCTGGCCATATCCATCCCCAAGGCCAACTTTTGGGATCACTTGGAG GTACCGACTACAAACAGTGAAATCATTGGCTGGAGTGAGCCTGATGTTGAGGTTGTTGTGGGCATGTCTCAAATGGGATGATATGGCAGCCAAAGCTCCCCCTGGGGGAGGAACTACACGTACAG AAACATCTGAAACTGAAATTACAACAACAGAAATAATCAAGAGAAGAGATGTTGGTCCCTATGGAATCCGGTCAGAGTACTgtataagaaaaattatttgtccCATTGGTGTACCAGAGGCTCCAAAAG AAACTCCAACACCCCAGAGGAAGGGACTACGATCAAGTGCACTAAGGCCAAAAAGGCCAGAAACACCCAAGCAAACGGGCCCTGTTATAATTGAGAGTTGGGTAGCAGAGGAGGAATTGGAACTGTGGGAGATCAGGGCATTTGCTGAAAG ggtggagaaggaaaaggcacAGGCAGTTGAACAACAGGCTAAGGTTAGTGAACAGAAGAAGGCAGAGGAATTCAAGGCCCAATTGGAGGCTCAACTAAAACACCAACGATTGGCTGCCCAGCAG AAACgtctggagcagcagaagcagatcCCTGCTGCAGGTGTGGCCCCTGCTGTCACTACAACCAGCAGCACTACAACTACTGTCTCAACACCACAGAAAGTTGTGGTAGGGCCTTTACCTGGCCCAGTCCCCACTGGAACCAAAGTAGTACTTACTACAAAAGTGGGTTCTCCAGCTACAGTAACATTCCAACAAAACAAGAATTTCCATCAGACTTTTGCTACTTGGGTTAAACAAGGCCAGTCTTCAACAG CCACTAGCACAGCTGCCACTTCAGCCACAACCATTGCCAGCACAGGGCAGACCTTCCAGATCTCAGGCAGTCCAGTAACGATGGCAGGGAAAGTGATAACTAAGCTGCCACTCCCTGCAAACAGCAAGATTGTTGCCGTCAATGTGCCATCAACTCAAGGAG GTGTTGTTCAAGTTCAGCAAAAGGTGTTGGGTATCATTCCATCAACTACAGGTGCAAGTCAAACATATACTTCATTCCAGCCAAGGACAGCAACAGTAACCATTAGGCCAAATACCACAGGGACATTAGGAACAACAAGCACTTCACAA GTAGTGCAAGGGACACCACTCCGTCCTGGGATGACAGTGATAAGGACACCACTCCAGCAGTCATCCCTTGGGAAAACCATCATCAGAACACCTCTAGTGGTGCAACAAGGTATTCTTCCAGCCA GTCAGACACAGCAAGTGGTGACTCAAATAATCAGGGGTCAGCCTGTCTCCACAGCAGTTTCTAGTACCAGcacagcctcttccagtgctggACAGAAGACTGTCACAAGTCCTGGAACACCTCCTCAGCAAATGCAGCCACAAACCCCATCACAGCCCCCTCGCCCACAGCAGGGGCAAGTGAAACTGACTATGGCCCAACTCACACAACTAACACAAGGACAG ggtggCAGCCAAGGATTAACTGTGGTAATTCAGGGACAAGGTCAAACTACTGGTCAATTACAATTAATTCCTCAGGGTGTGACTGTAATACCTGGTCCAGGACAACAGCTTATGCAAGCAGCAATGCCAAATGGTACAATTCAGAGATTTCTTTTCACCCCACTACCAGCAGCTGCTACTACAGCTAGCACAACTACAACAACAGTTTCCACTTCAACCTCGG CTACAGGGGAACAGAAGCAGGCTCTACAGGCACAGCCAGCATCAGCACtgcccccagctcagcctcagAGCCAGCCCCAGGTCCAGCCTCAGGGGCAGAATCAGAACACGCAGCCtgtgcccccagcccagccccaggcaccCCAGCCAGCACTTCAGCCTGAACCTCAGACCCAGCCTGAACCTCAGACTCCAGCATCTGTTGACTCTCCAGTCACACCTGAAGCACAATCATCTAAATCTCCAGTTCAgtctccagcacagccccaggctcAAGGGCAATCTCCAGTCCAAgtccagagccagcagcagacTGGAATCCTTCCACAAGGCCAGTCCCAAGTCCAGCCTCAGCAACCAGCTCAGGTGCAGACTACAACCCAACAACAGATTCAGATGCAGCCCCATGCTCCCATACAAATTCAAGCTCAGCTGCAGCAATCACAACCTCAGGTTCAGACTTCTGTCTCCACCCTTCCAACTACTCAAAGTTTAAATCAGGTTCCTGTGCAATCCCCAGCTCGTCCTCAGCTGCAACTTCAGCAGCCTCCAACAAAAGTTATTACAGTGCCTCAGCTTCAGCAACAAGTCCAAGTTCTCTCTCAGCTTCAGTCACATGTTGTGGCTCAGATACAAGCCCAACAAGGCAGTGTGCCCCAGCAGATCAAGCTTCAGTTACCTATTCAGATTCAACAAACTAGCCCAGTACAGGCTCACCAGATTCAGAATGTGGTAACAGTTCAAGCAGCTAGTGttcaggagcagctgcagagagttcagcagctcagggagcagcaacagaagaaaaaacagcaacagaTAGAAATTAAACGTGAGCACACCCTTCAGGCTTCTAATCAAAGTGACATTATCCAGAAACAG GTGGTTATGAAACAGAATGCTGTCATAGAGCACTTGAAACAGAAGAAGACATTGACTCcagctgaaagggaagaaaatcagaG aatgATTGTGTGCAACCAAGTGATGAAGTATATTCTGGATAAGatagacaaagaagaaaaacaggcagCTAAGAAACGAAAGCGAGAGGAGAGTGTGGAACAGAAGAGGAGTAAACAGAATGCTACTAagctctcagctctgcttttcaagcATAAAGAAcagctgaaagctgaaatactgaaaaaaagagcactTCTGGACAAAGATCTACAAATTGAAGTGCAG GAGGAGCTAAGGAAAGACTTGGctaaaattaagaaagaaaaagaaaaagcccaggcagctgctgctgcagccgCAGCCGCTGCAGCCGCCGCGCCaccgccaccaccaccacctcctccaccaccaccaccccagcagcacgcagccagcatcacctccacctcttcatcctcctcctcttcctcctcctcctcctcttccaccaCCCTCCCCATGGCTGTGTCCTC